A single genomic interval of Corvus hawaiiensis isolate bCorHaw1 chromosome 5, bCorHaw1.pri.cur, whole genome shotgun sequence harbors:
- the SLC25A4 gene encoding ADP/ATP translocase 1: MGDQALSFLKDFLAGGIAAAVSKTAVAPIERVKLLLQVQHASKQITADKQYKGIVDCIVRIPKEQGILSFWRGNLANVIRYFPTQALNFAFKDKYKQIFLGGVDRHKQFWRYFAGNLASGGAAGATSLCFVYPLDFARTRLAADVGKGAAEREFTGLGDCLVKIFKSDGLRGLYQGFSVSVQGIIIYRAAYFGVYDTAKGMLPDPKNVHIIVSWMIAQSVTAVAGLVSYPFDTVRRRMMMQSGRKGADIMYKGTIDCWRKIAKDEGSKAFFKGAWSNVLRGMGGAFVLVLYDEIKKYV; this comes from the exons ATGGGTGACCAAGCGCTCAGCTTCCTCAAGGACTTTCTGGCCGGCGGGATCGCCGCCGCCGTCTCCAAGACGGCTGTCGCCCCCATCGAGAGAGTGAAGttgctgctgcag gTCCAGCATGCCAGCAAACAGATCACGGCCGATAAGCAGTACAAGGGCATCGTGGACTGCATAGTCCGCATCCCCAAGGAGCAGGGCATTCTCTCCTTCTGGAGAGGCAACTTGGCCAATGTCATCCGGTACTTCCCCACCCAGGCCCTTAACTTCGCCTTCAAGGACAAGTACAAGCAGATCTTCCTGGGCGGAGTGGACAGGCACAAGCAGTTCTGGCGCTACTTCGCAGGGAACCTTGCGTCCGGGGGTGCCGCGGGAGCCACCTCCCTCTGCTTCGTCTACCCGCTGGATTTCGCCAGGACCCGGCTGGCGGCTGATGTGGGCAAAGGAGCCGCTGAAAGGGAGTTCACTGGCCTGGGCGACTGCCTTGTCAAGATCTTTAAGTCTGATGGCTTGAGAGGCCTGTACCAAGGATTTAGTGTGTCTGTCCAGGGCATCATCATCTACAGAGCAGCCTATTTCGGCGTATACGACACGGCCAAGG GTATGTTGCCTGATCCAAAGAATGTGCATATCATAGTGAGCTGGATGATTGCCCAGAGTGTCACTGCAGTGGCAGGGCTGGTTTCTTATCCTTTTGATACTGTGCGACGTAGGATGATGATGCAGTCTGGCCGAAAGGGAG CTGATATTATGTATAAGGGCACAATTGATTGCTGGAGGAAGATAGCTAAAGATGAAGGATCCAAAGCATTCTTCAAAGGTGCCTGGTCGAATGTGTTGAGAGGCATGGGCGGAGCTTTTGTATTAGTACTTTACGATGAAATCAAGAAGTATGTCTAA